The Candidatus Poribacteria bacterium genome includes a region encoding these proteins:
- a CDS encoding ThuA domain-containing protein: MSKVVRVTVWNEYRHEKTNEQIAQIYPDGMHNAIGNYLKEQPGFAVHTATLDEPEHGLTEAVLSNTDVLIWWGHGAHGEVADEVVDRMHVRILDGNSKIFTKLMGTSCSLKWRESGEKERLWVIEHGHPIVEGIDEYFEIEHAEMYGEPFDIPEPDTLIFVSWFPGGEVFRSGCCYHRGKGKIFYFRPGHETYPIYHNPDVLRVIANAAGWAAPVDGPQPVFGNAQPIESL, from the coding sequence ATGAGCAAAGTAGTTCGAGTAACAGTATGGAATGAATATCGCCACGAAAAGACCAATGAGCAAATTGCACAGATCTACCCCGACGGCATGCACAACGCAATTGGAAATTATCTTAAAGAACAGCCGGGGTTTGCGGTGCACACCGCAACATTAGATGAGCCGGAACATGGGTTGACAGAAGCAGTCCTCTCCAATACGGATGTTTTAATCTGGTGGGGACACGGGGCGCATGGGGAGGTAGCGGACGAAGTTGTTGATAGAATGCACGTCCGCATTCTTGATGGCAATTCCAAGATTTTCACCAAACTGATGGGGACATCGTGCAGCCTCAAATGGCGTGAATCAGGCGAGAAGGAGCGGCTCTGGGTCATAGAGCATGGCCACCCAATCGTCGAAGGGATCGATGAATACTTTGAGATTGAGCACGCTGAGATGTATGGTGAGCCTTTCGATATTCCTGAACCGGACACACTGATTTTCGTCAGTTGGTTCCCCGGCGGTGAGGTATTCCGCAGTGGCTGTTGCTACCACCGCGGCAAGGGCAAGATATTTTATTTCCGTCCCGGACACGAAACCTACCCGATCTATCATAATCCGGACGTGCTACGCGTTATTGCTAATGCAGCAGGTTGGGCTGCGCCGGTTGATGGACCACAACCCGTTTTTGGAAACGCACAACCGATAGAAAGTCTATAG